Proteins from one Thalassophryne amazonica chromosome 20, fThaAma1.1, whole genome shotgun sequence genomic window:
- the abitram gene encoding protein Abitram isoform X2 produces the protein MDDMEQKETEVTAPSVIDRYYTRWYRADMKGKPCEDHCILQHSNRICVVTLAETHPILQNGRTVKTINYQISNSCSRLNNKVCGKSKRGGQFLTDFAPLCRITCTDDTEYTIYSCIRGRLLEVNESILETPALLLEKVMCLNLGTASHGRIHRSHPAKVRGEQEHHGEAAEQRAV, from the exons ATGGACGACATGGAGCAGAAAGAAACAGAAGTAACGGCTCCGTCAGTTATTGACCGTTACTACACACGTTGGTACAGAGCgg ATATGAAAGGGAAACCGTGTGAAGACCACTGCATCCTGCAACATTCAAACAG GATATGTGTCGTGACTTTAGCAGAGACTCACCCGATCCTTCAGAATGGACGGACAGTTAAAACCATCAATTACCAGATCAGTAACAGCTGCAGTCGGCTGAACAACAAAGTCTGTGGGAAATCCAAGCGG GGGGGGCAGTTCCTCACTGATTTCGCACCTCTTTGTAGGATCACCTGCACAGACGACACTGAATACACAATATACAG CTGCATCCGTGGGCGCCTCCTAGAGGTCAACGAGAGTATTTTAGAAACGCCTGCGCTGCTGCTGGAGAAG GTCATGTGTTTAAATCTTGGAACAGCCAGCCACGGAAGGATACATCGCAGTCATCCTGCCAAAGTTCGAGGAGAGCAAGAGCATCACGGAGAAGCTGCTGAGCAGAGAGCAGTTTGA
- the abitram gene encoding protein Abitram isoform X1, whose protein sequence is MDDMEQKETEVTAPSVIDRYYTRWYRADMKGKPCEDHCILQHSNRICVVTLAETHPILQNGRTVKTINYQISNSCSRLNNKVCGKSKRGGQFLTDFAPLCRITCTDDTEYTIYSCIRGRLLEVNESILETPALLLEKPATEGYIAVILPKFEESKSITEKLLSREQFEDVVSKRSVLQPLPS, encoded by the exons ATGGACGACATGGAGCAGAAAGAAACAGAAGTAACGGCTCCGTCAGTTATTGACCGTTACTACACACGTTGGTACAGAGCgg ATATGAAAGGGAAACCGTGTGAAGACCACTGCATCCTGCAACATTCAAACAG GATATGTGTCGTGACTTTAGCAGAGACTCACCCGATCCTTCAGAATGGACGGACAGTTAAAACCATCAATTACCAGATCAGTAACAGCTGCAGTCGGCTGAACAACAAAGTCTGTGGGAAATCCAAGCGG GGGGGGCAGTTCCTCACTGATTTCGCACCTCTTTGTAGGATCACCTGCACAGACGACACTGAATACACAATATACAG CTGCATCCGTGGGCGCCTCCTAGAGGTCAACGAGAGTATTTTAGAAACGCCTGCGCTGCTGCTGGAGAAG CCAGCCACGGAAGGATACATCGCAGTCATCCTGCCAAAGTTCGAGGAGAGCAAGAGCATCACGGAGAAGCTGCTGAGCAGAGAGCAGTTTGAAGACGTCGTCTCCAAGCGGAGCGTCCTCCAGCCTCTCCCCAGCTGA